CCTCATGAGTATGCCAAGAAATGGGAATTCAAATAATAAGATATTTGGAAAGAGTTTAAAACAGGAAAGAGAGGTGATTGAAATGTTTTCTAAACCAGTGCACCTATGTTCGGTGGAAATGTAAATGAACATAAACAACTATACGTTAACTTTTTCTTAATCTCCAAAAAGGAGTAGGACACCAATAAAAATACTGGTATCTCCATACTTTAAAATACACTGAACACAGGAAAACCAGTACTGTAATCAGTTCATCCAACTTTTGTCCATACTGAGGTTTCTCACAGTGGCATTAGGTCCTGGGGGCACAGGCAGTGCAGGGTGTGAGGTCATCTGGCCACCCAGGTGACTGCCGACAGAGCCATGCTCCAATCTCTGTGGTCCTTGCCCCTAGGTGGTCCGCCTGCTGCTTCTATGACATGTAGACTCTGGGTGCCTTTGCCGCTGCAGGAAAGACACCCAAAGCCCAGAGTTGAGTCCTGCCATCATTGTCAGGCCCTCCCACACTCCACCAAGGGTATCTCCCTGTGATTCATCCTCTCAAATCCTGTTTTCCTCACATTTTTTCATGGTAAGGGCCCATTAAACCCAAAGCTTGAATTCTCAGCTGCTGAAAACATCCAGCTCCTCTTCATTTGAGGGCAGGAAGAGCCAAACTCTCTCAGGAAGCAACTGCAAGATATTTGGACTCCATGCTCCTGGAGCCGTGAAGgagatggccaaaaaaaaaaaaaaagcctctctcTTCTAGCAGTCCAAATGTTCAGGGCGCGCCACTCGCATGCACGTTAGCAGCCAACACTTACCCCGTGTTTCCAGGGCACCAAGTGAACTTGCTGTGTGCTCACAAAGAGctgcattatttttgtttttcaggtggTATACGAAGTCACCGAGAGGTTGTCTGAGGTCACCCAGCTGGGAGGCAGAGCAGCCTGGATTTAAACTCAGGTGTCCAAGCTCATGCTGTCTGTTAGACCCGAAGACGAGGCAGAAGAGGAGCACGGCTAGGGGTCGTTCCCTCTGGCCTGCCCCAGGTTGGCTGCGATGCCCACCCACTCTGGcaggaaggctgcctgtggcTTAAAGATCATGTCTAAGGGGGAGTTGGGCAGGGTGAAATTGGCCAGGTAGACGGTGTTCCCACCTGTAAGGTAGGCAGCCCAGATCCCAAAGGTGCCCACGGTGATGACGGTGTGGTTACACTGGATGAGCAGCGCAAAGTCCCTGGCGGGTGAGCCCTGCTGGCCGTTGCCGGCGAACACCACGTCCCTGAGGGAGCCGTTGATGTTCTGCCGGCACCAGGCCATGTCGTCACTGGTGATCACGAAGACTGGGCTGCGGTAGTGGGTCCGAAACCAGTCCAGGGCCTGCTGCAGGTAGCCCTGGTCGGCCAGCACGCCCTTCCACACCCTTGGCATGACATGGACATAGTCCCCACGGCGCACATGGACCCCCACGAAGGTGGCCTGCCCAGCCCACTTGGCCTGCAGACCCCGCAGAAAACTCTGGGCCTCCTCCCGCAGGTGGTCGTGCAGGGTGAACTCCTGGAGGATCTCGGCGCGCAGGTGGTGGTAGAAGGTCCAGGAGCAGGGGTAGCCGGTGAGGCGCACGTACTCCCCCGGGATGTGGCGGTACTGGTCCTCCATCCAGTCGTTCAGTGGGTAGTTCTCCCAGGGGATCCTGCTGGCAGTGGTGTCGTGCAGGACGGGGAGGGTGATTCTGAAGATGGGGGCCAGAGTGCTGTGCATCTGGGGTGGGATGAAGGCCGGCCGCCCGTTCATCTTGGCCAAGGCGTACAGGGTGGCGTACTCCCCCATCTGGTTCCCCAGGCGGCCTTTGGAGTTGATGGTGAACATGCCCCCGCTGGGCAGGTGTCTGGAGACCAGGACCACATGAGACTGGTAGGCCCAGGGGATGGGTACCAGAGCCAGGCGCTGGTGGCAGTGGAAGATGGCAGACACCACGAAGGTGACAAAGAGGAAGAAGATGGTGGACAAGGAAGGGCAAGTGGCCCGGAGGAATTTCATGGTGGCtgcagggcagagagaggaaggactGAAGTCGGGGGGATGGCTGGGTGGGCAGGAGGTTCATTCGCTCACTCAGCCCCTCCATGCATATCTAGTGGCCTCCATTGTGGAGGCCTAAGAGCACAGACCCTGGGTCCGTTTGGCCTAGGTCTGAATCCCAGTTCCACCCCTTACCAGTGCTGTGTGACTTTAGTCAAGTTACGTCACCTCTCTGAATCCGTTTCCTTGCCCATTAAACACGAAGATTAGGTCAAAACACTTCAAAGTGCCAATATTCAACCACATTTTACCTACACAAACAGCCATTTCATATGGTCTAACCTAACAGAACTACCTTACAGGTAGTGACATTTGTAACATTTTTAGGACAGTGCCAAGCACACAAGAAGTATTCAGTAAGTGTAAAATAAATACGTCTAGAGTATTTACTACATGAATCCTCACTCCTGGGGAGCTCAGTCTGTTAAGGCTGTGTAGTATGGAGGTTCAGAGCACAGACTGAGGCCAGACAGCCCAGCTTTGCACGTGggtcctgcctcctcctggcGGGGCGCCTCGGAGTACGTTAgttaagcctcagtctcctctgtaaaatggggttaaccACAGCCCCTGCTGAGCTGCACTGGGAAGGGCCCCTCCCAGGGTAAGAGCTAAGCGCTTCCTGCCACTGTTGGTGGACGCGGTGGATTCAAGCTGGCTGCAGACCCTTCGACGGTCCTTTCCTTGAGTCTGGGCGGGCCTGTGACTGCCTCAGCCAATCaaatatggcagaagtgatgctggGCCCTTTCTGGACCAGGACTTCAGGGACTGGCAGTTCCCACCTCCTGCCTCCGTCACATTCTCTGAGCTGCCACCTCAAGCTGCCAACATTTAACTTTTATATTCACATCTGTGATATTTATGTCTTTatattacatctttttttttctggtaacgACTTCATTTAGATAATATTCAAATGCtatataattcacccatttaaagtgtacaatagcTCTCCGTATATTCACATAGCTGGGCAACAATCGTAATTAATTGCAGAAAattttatcaccccaaaaaggAACTCTGCACACCTTAGCCATTCTCACCCCAATCTTCCCATCCTCCCGCCTCCTCCTTCCAATTAATCTACTTTCTAACTCCGTGGATCTACCTAGCCTGCACGCTGCATGTAAGTGAATTGTACAAGTGGCTCTTCGTGATTGGATTCTTTCACTCAGTGTCCCATGtccaaggtttatccatgttgcagcatttGTGAGGATGTCACTGGTTTCTTTTCACAGCCGACTGATGTTCCATTGCACGGATATGCCTCATTTTATTATCAGTTCATCGGCTGCTGGACTTTGGGCAACGCTATcaggaataatgctgctgtgaacacgcaCATACGAACCTCTGTGTGGACCCAAGTTTTCATATCCTTCCAGTACTtccctaggagtggaattgctgagtcatatgataactaaataactctgtgtttaacagtTCCAGGAACCGCAGACTGTTCTCCAAGCACCTGCctcattttccattcccaccagcagcctATGAGGGTTCTGACTtcctcacatccttgccaacacacACACTACAGTCTGTCTTTTGGATCACAGAGGGTGTGCCGTGCGATCTCAGTGAGGCCTATACATTTGAACCCACCAAGATCCCCATCCAGCTCCCGCCCCGACTTCACTGGGCTCTGACTGGGCTccatgaacctcagtttccccatccttgTAATGGGGTGGATAATCCCTTCTTCTGGCTTGCTTCTTTTTGAGTCAGCCTCTCCTCCAGCTCTCCCCTGGGCTCCCAGAAACGGTCTTTTCACTCCGGGTCCCCAGTGTGTTCTGACCCACTTtgtcctctcccttcctctgttCCCCTGACGACCCACCATGGAGTGTGACCTGAGCAGCTGCACAAGTCCTGAGACCCAAAGTGACCTGCTCTGTTTCCGGCTCTGCTCGCACCAGCTAGAAATTCTCCACAAATTTGAGAAAGGCAGTCTGGCTTTTCATTTTGTACTGAGCTCTGCAAAGCAGATACAGTCTGGCGGCCACCTCTGTCCTCGAGTATTAAGAgctccctctcctggcctcacaTCAGCCTGCACAACTGAAAGGCCACTGAAAATAATGACTCAAGGTTGCTGCTTCCGTGGTTCCTGCCTGGAGCCAGGCACTGTTTTCAGTGCTTATATTCTGCTCCACAATTCCTTATCTGCCACTTTCCTGAAGATTGGTGGCAAAGCCCAACCGGAATAGAACTCGTCTGGGAACAAATCTGGCCTGAAGAGACCTGCAGCTATTCCTAGACTTGGCTTATCCTGGTGTGACTGCCCACATgttttgctgcagaaacaatGTTTGATTATGGGATGCTGCCCAAACTGCACTGGGGGAGCTGCGTGATATATAACCTATGCACCCTACAAGGGCCTGAAACATGGGTTCTGTAACATGTCTGGTCCAAAGAGTTTCAGATACGAGACTGTAAGCCTGTCCTGGCTCATTTGGTCCTCACGATTTTCCACGAGGAAGGTACATTTTTAAGCccatttaacagataaggaaactactgcacagagaggttaagaaacttgctttGGGTCACACAGGTAGGAAGGAGGGGGAGCCTAGATTTGAACAGACAGTGATTCAGGAATCTGTGCTCTTAATTATGGTCCTTGATTTTTCCATTTGTCCTGAGGGCGCACATTCCGAGAAACTCTCCTTCCAGTTACTCAGGGGTTGAACTGCCTGGCCTTGTGGGGCCTCTGTGATTTCAGCGACACCAAGGTAGGGATAAAAGATCTGTGGAAGCCCAGAGGTGAGGGTCCCACCCTGCTGAGCCCACTTCAGAGCTGGTCCCTGGGAGATCCTGCCTCCTTTCTGGGGCGCTGTGAGGGTAAAGGTGCCTGATACTTGCGGAACCCCCCCACAAGTCTCCTTCTCAACTCTGGGAAtgtttcctctctgctctgcctgctTGTACACCCCCTGCCAACCACATTCCGGGGTGCTAATCACCTCAGGCAGCACAGGCTATTAAAAACAACAGTGAAGAAGCAAGCTTCCCTCCAGGGAACCTTAGCTTTAGAAACTTCTTGCTGGTGCGCAGGAATAAAGTGAGCCCTAAACCTTCCTCCTGAGTCTCTCTGGCAGAACTGGCCTTTGCACTGGCAACGCCCTCTGCCTGGGTCGCTCCTGCCCCGATGCCCAGGGAGCATCttgccctcacctccttcaggtctcagctcaaatgtcccctctgacccccaccccaccccatctacttccttcctttctttcgcTCCAAACATCTGTCACTTTCCACCACACTCTAGAACATAATTACTGTTACTCTTTGGTGGCCATCTCTGCTCTCTCTGGATGGTGAACCTGACAAGGATGGGGATTCTGTACATGTCACACGGGATCTTCAGCAGAGTGTCACACACAGGGGAAGTCAGTCTGAGCTGAATGGATGAGCACAGTGCATGCTGCACTGTGCCACCTTGTCACTCTCACTGCCCGCCCCAGATCCCATGTGTCCCTTCTGATTTGGGGGTGTCTCTATCCTCAGTCCCTTTCTCTTTGTAGGTACCATCCTCACAGCTGACTCTCAAATTGGCTGGCCCCTCCACTGCAGTGCGGGTCACCCTGAACTAGAATCACGGATTGCCTGGCTATGTCCTCCCACCCCAGATGGTAGGTCCCCAAATGTCTGCTTTTCTCAGTGGGAATTAATGGAAAACTTATTTTTCTAGTCAGACAATTTGGGTATGTAACAGAGTTGACATCAAAATTTCACGACAGGTATTGAGGCCTCGCAGGAAATAGGCCATGGCAGAGACCGGCTTGGATCTCTATCCCTGTCAGGGTCCCCAATTTCTCCCTCTGGCCCCTAGAACCTCTGAGGCGTGCGGCATTCTTATCTCCTCCACCTCGTCGCCACCATCTTAGAAACTGGCCCAGGTCTTTGGGTTTTCTGGCGGCTGGTCTGATCCTTCCAGGAGCATTGATTTTTCAGGCTTTAAAGCAACTGGCCTTAATGCTCAGTTAACCCAGAGCTGACAGAAGGttccagaggggaagaggggctggTTTGGGGTCACCCAGCCAGACACCAGCCTTCCACTTCAGCATGTGGAGCCCTGAACCCGCCCCACAGGTCAGCCCCTTCCCCGAGATCACAGCCACCACGTGATGGGGCtgagcctgcctgcctgctcttAGAGGAGCCCGAAGGGCAGGGGGCTGAGTGTGAGTGGAGCAGGGACCTCAGACCCAGGAAGGTCATCTGGCCactatcccttcctacctgccTTGAGCCTGCTGGGCCAGCTGGCTTGGGACTGTCTGGCTGCAGGTCCCTGAGGGTGACGGTGCTCACGTCCCACACAGTCTTGGGTGGTGTGGCTGCCAGGGGTCCCTGTGAAGAGAGCAGGGAGAGCGTGGTTGCATTGGCCaggggactggggtgggggtggtgctggATGCTGCCGGCTCTGCTCTGAGCTCCCGCCCAGAAGCCCCACTAGCCTGGGGCCTGAGAACAGCCACTCCGCACTCACTCCCTGGAGCCTACGCTGGAGCCCACGCTGGCCGCCAAGCTCCTGAGGGAGGGAAGAACCTGCGAGGAGCTAAATGCAGAGGACACTCTCTTCCTGGGCGCAGGTTTGGACATCAGGGGTGAAGGGCAGGGTGCATGCAAGAGAGTCAGGGAAAAGGGGCCTGGGTCCTAGGTGGACCCCTACACTGTCCAGGTACTAGGCCTGACTCTGCATCTGGTAGGAGCACAGCTAATCCTTAAGGTCTTTAAGGGGGAACTACGAGGGGACTAAAGTTCCTATAAGGGGTAGGGACTAGGGCCTGGATATCGGGCCTCCCCGGTGGGCACGGGCTGCCTTCTGGATCCCTCAGGAACACTGGGGAACACAGCCTGGATGCCCAAGCTGCTAAGAGCCAGAAAGTGGTACCCCGTGAACCACCCAGGCAAGAGAGGAGAGGTGGGAGATGGGGTGAGGTCCTTAACAAGGCGGGTGCTGAAGGACTGGGGCAAATGCCCAGGGAGGAGTGCAAAGTGGCGCCAAGCTGCTCCGGAGGCGCACAGGGCCATGTGCAGCatatggggcagggggaggatgtGATCCCACCCGCACCCACAGGTGCCTAACAGACTCCCAGCTCTGGGACAAACCTGGGTCCAGATTCAGAACCAGAGGCCGTGACAGTGCAGCCCAGAAAAGTTCTAAGGTCCCAAATCCTAGTGAGCTCCTCATTAGGGGCTACCGGCCCAGGAAAGGGAGAGCGCGGGACATTTCAGCACCAAGTTGTTCCTCCCTCCCACCATTTGGGTGTCTAGATTTCTGGCCCCTCCAATGCCCCAGCAACtggtcctgtcctgtcctgtcctgcctTCTTTATCTACTTCCTCAGCACCCACTACCCCGACTCCATCTGTTCCCCCATCTGCCTTGGGGACATTAGGACCAGTAGAAAAAGTGGGGGCTCTGATTCTTGGACCCTGTGGCCTAGGATGGCAGAAATTATCAGAAATTCCTCAGAAATCCAAGCACAGGGTCTTCCGATCCCAAGGGACACCAAGGTATCTGCCTTCCTGACCCCACAGGGATACCACACTCACTTCCCAACCCAGAGTGACCCAGACATCCCCATGCTGTTCCTTAgcacacttctctgagccttgcaCCTGGGTGGGAAAGGGTTAAGGGCAACTGGAGGCTGggggggtgggtggcagggaggCCCCTTTGTTTGGGATAATCCCCCTCCCTGCCAGGGTGTGGAGAACAAGGTTAGGGCCCTACATGGGAAAGGGCCTCCACTCTCATCCCAGCAGGTCAGGGCCTGGCCTCTGGCTTCTGATCCCTGGGCCCCGGGCTCCCTGGCCCTTCCCTTCTtctgctcccctccctgccagTCAGGCCTGCTGCACTGTCTGCTCTCCTCCTGCTCCACGGGTGTCTCTGAGCCCAACTGCCACTGTCTGtcccagcccccaggctccctgggaCCTGGTCTCCGCAGTCCCTGAGGACTCTGCTGCCTGGCCGCCATCTGTCCAGGCCTCCTGGcctccccttgtgtccgtcctcTCTCCTTGTGGTTCCTTCTCCCTGCCTGGCCCTTCCCTACACTTGagtctcctcctctccttctgtctgtctttctatctGCGTCTCTATCTCTGCCTCTTTTTCTGTCTCAGAGGCTTCATCAATCTCTAAATCCCCCTCCCCCTTGTGCCCTCTCTAGGTTTCCCCATCTGCCCCCtccttgccccctccccagggcccctgcCCCCCGACACTGACTGACAGATAGCTCTGGGGTGTTAAGCTATGGATTAGTTCAGGCAAAATTCTCGATTTGGCTTGCGTTCTTTCCCCTTTGGGTTATGTAAACAGTAATTCTCCCCAGATGGAACTATTTTCCTCGCTTGGAAGCAGCTGGGAGGGGtcttgggcagggctgggggtggaatgCCGGGGTTCCTCAGGGAGCCCGGGGAGCAGGGCAGAATCAGACCCCTGAAGg
This genomic interval from Vicugna pacos chromosome 9, VicPac4, whole genome shotgun sequence contains the following:
- the LOC102531228 gene encoding galactoside 2-alpha-L-fucosyltransferase SEC1-like; this translates as MSGLALCFPSPPFSPLPSGRRLPGGLGTPGSHTTQDCVGREHRHPQGPAARQSQASWPSRLKAATMKFLRATCPSLSTIFFLFVTFVVSAIFHCHQRLALVPIPWAYQSHVVLVSRHLPSGGMFTINSKGRLGNQMGEYATLYALAKMNGRPAFIPPQMHSTLAPIFRITLPVLHDTTASRIPWENYPLNDWMEDQYRHIPGEYVRLTGYPCSWTFYHHLRAEILQEFTLHDHLREEAQSFLRGLQAKWAGQATFVGVHVRRGDYVHVMPRVWKGVLADQGYLQQALDWFRTHYRSPVFVITSDDMAWCRQNINGSLRDVVFAGNGQQGSPARDFALLIQCNHTVITVGTFGIWAAYLTGGNTVYLANFTLPNSPLDMIFKPQAAFLPEWVGIAANLGQARGNDP